From Labeo rohita strain BAU-BD-2019 chromosome 18, IGBB_LRoh.1.0, whole genome shotgun sequence, the proteins below share one genomic window:
- the LOC127181182 gene encoding P2Y purinoceptor 3, with amino-acid sequence MASLNHSTLKLPSCTYKEDFKRILLPSVYTLVFIFGLPLNFIIILRIWGSRRALTRTKIYMLNLAVADFLYVCSLPLLIYNYASKDYWPFGDFTCRLVRFQFYSNLHGSIFFLTCISFQRYMGICHPLTLWPRHGGRRLAWLVCAGVWVAVAVLCAPTFEFAATGIQRNRTVCYDLSTPDRSRAYFPYGITLTCLGFVVPFLVIVVLYCNMARVLWQTTEAREVSAIEKKNKAVRMIIIVMLVFAISFLPFHVTKTLYLLVRTFPSAPCELRNLLSVIYKSTRPFASMNSVLDPILFYFTQPQYRRSTRSLLLKITSLKDKSDKI; translated from the coding sequence ATGGCATCTCTTAACCATTCCACCCTCAAATTGCCATCCTGCACGTACAAGGAGGACTTCAAGCGCATCCTCCTCCCGTCCGTCTACACCCTGGTCTTTATCTTTGGACTGCCACTCAACTTCATCATCATCCTGCGGATCTGGGGTTCCCGGCGTGCTCTGACACGGACCAAAATCTACATGTTGAATCTAGCGGTGGCGGACTTCCTGTACGTCTGTTCCCTTCCGCTTCTCATATACAACTACGCCAGCAAAGACTACTGGCCGTTTGGCGACTTCACCTGCCGTCTGGTTCGCTTCCAGTTCTACAGCAACCTGCACGGAAGCATCTTCTTCCTCACCTGCATCAGCTTCCAGCGCTACATGGGCATCTGCCATCCGCTGACATTGTGGCCCAGACATGGCGGACGCAGACTGGCGTGGCTGGTCTGCGCTGGTGTTTGGGTGGCCGTCGCGGTTCTCTGCGCACCAACGTTTGAGTTTGCCGCCACCGGCATCCAGCGCAACCGAACGGTGTGCTACGACCTCAGCACTCCAGACCGCTCAAGAGCATACTTCCCGTACGGCATCACTTTGACCTGTCTGGGCTTCGTTGTGCCCTTTCTAGTGATCGTGGTGCTGTACTGCAATATGGCACGGGTTCTCTGGCAGACCACCGAAGCTCGAGAAGTCTCTGCCATAGAGAAGAAAAATAAAGCCGTGAGGATGATCATCATTGTAATGCTTGTGTTCGCCATCAGCTTTTTGCCGTTCCACGTGACAAAGACGCTCTACCTGCTGGTGAGGACCTTTCCCTCGGCCCCCTGCGAGCTAAGGAACCTGCTGTCTGTGATCTACAAAAGCACCAGACCCTTTGCCAGTATGAACAGCGTTCTGGACCCCATTCTGTTCTACTTCACCCAACCGCAATACAGACGCAGCACCAGGAGTCTGCTGCTCAAGATCACCTCTCTCAAAGACAAGTCTGACAAAATCTGA